One part of the Populus alba chromosome 18, ASM523922v2, whole genome shotgun sequence genome encodes these proteins:
- the LOC118034305 gene encoding uncharacterized protein isoform X1 encodes MAGMLPGVECARRRRFHQSGDSLGAPAHGWSRKPSFCLYTSSHESHHGLVSSLKQKQRIVSSQAYEDEKLGGVAREAKERLDERLRLQKKKKAETTRHKSTGNLRDVDGRSMVLGELQMEVYGAKRSGSRRFNWAKLSWKAADQDECTICLDRFKSGETLVHLPCAHRYHPRCLVPWLENNGHCPCCRMEIRVDLS; translated from the exons ATGGCTGGTATGTTGCCTGGTGTTGAATGTGCTCGAAGGAGGAGGTTCCATCAAAGCGGAGATTCACTTGGTGCCCCAGCACACGGCTGGTCTAGAAAGCCATCTTTTTGTTTGTACACAAGCAGCCATGAAAGTCATCATGGTTTAGTCTCTTCTCTG AAGCAAAAGCAAAGGATCGTATCGAGCCAGGCATATGAGGATGAGAAGCTGGGAGGAGTGGCAAGGGAAGCCAAGGAAAGATTAGATGAGAGGCTAAGattgcaaaagaagaagaaagcagaaACCACAAG GCACAAAAGCACAGGAAACCTGAGAGATGTCGATGGCAGATCAATGGTACTAGGGGAGTTACAGATGGAGGTGTATGGTGCAAAGAGGAGTGGGTCTAGGAGGTTCAATTGGGCCAAACTGAGCTGGAAAGCTGCTGACCAAGACGAGTGCACCATCTGCCTCGATCGGTTCAAGTCTGGTGAGACCCTGGTACACCTTCCCTGTGCACACAGGTACCACCCCAGGTGTTTGGTGCCATGGCTAGAAAACAATGGCCATTGTCCTTGTTGCAGGATGGAAATACGTGTTGATCTCTCCTAG
- the LOC118034305 gene encoding uncharacterized protein isoform X2, producing the protein MAGMLPGVECARRRRFHQSGDSLGAPAHGWSRKPSFCLYTSSHESHHGLVSSLQKQRIVSSQAYEDEKLGGVAREAKERLDERLRLQKKKKAETTRHKSTGNLRDVDGRSMVLGELQMEVYGAKRSGSRRFNWAKLSWKAADQDECTICLDRFKSGETLVHLPCAHRYHPRCLVPWLENNGHCPCCRMEIRVDLS; encoded by the exons ATGGCTGGTATGTTGCCTGGTGTTGAATGTGCTCGAAGGAGGAGGTTCCATCAAAGCGGAGATTCACTTGGTGCCCCAGCACACGGCTGGTCTAGAAAGCCATCTTTTTGTTTGTACACAAGCAGCCATGAAAGTCATCATGGTTTAGTCTCTTCTCTG CAAAAGCAAAGGATCGTATCGAGCCAGGCATATGAGGATGAGAAGCTGGGAGGAGTGGCAAGGGAAGCCAAGGAAAGATTAGATGAGAGGCTAAGattgcaaaagaagaagaaagcagaaACCACAAG GCACAAAAGCACAGGAAACCTGAGAGATGTCGATGGCAGATCAATGGTACTAGGGGAGTTACAGATGGAGGTGTATGGTGCAAAGAGGAGTGGGTCTAGGAGGTTCAATTGGGCCAAACTGAGCTGGAAAGCTGCTGACCAAGACGAGTGCACCATCTGCCTCGATCGGTTCAAGTCTGGTGAGACCCTGGTACACCTTCCCTGTGCACACAGGTACCACCCCAGGTGTTTGGTGCCATGGCTAGAAAACAATGGCCATTGTCCTTGTTGCAGGATGGAAATACGTGTTGATCTCTCCTAG
- the LOC118034303 gene encoding uncharacterized protein produces the protein MVYTYTPAYYSTLHDSITSICKTILPFSFKKKRLTSAEHRLSKLQSDNLKWQQDSFHQILNLMGLHKEGILAENEVSAFKTHLLETLIASPLEHEQAVILKDKLVFLQDLLYAKCISEDEYHSSKRPLLQRLAVQGAEIESRDVIVAGTKDTKEKIEEEWSVIDLKDEKSLIGKETLQSINRSKPNSAKKQIKGAASVFGFGSAHKLSKHKEEKSIFEVEARLPSSGHVSNERENPLWDSQLKDKESETKSILMQASLPNESVKESASNDKPKRKPFKTLFQQEQREGDGGGGGGGGAYGFNCEEKTSKSAKKPWGFDGFKKWKKNDSDGETAPLPLNNERSDSEAYSGSCNLVNSPVGEGPDTKQIKKKLHSNGSSSDFFIDKVLGDKIKKELSKIQTELCTTNPSLKFSDDQIEAISTKLPVDKADLKKFFPKSWCDRYGDVVLDVVKKEFKDHVGEMENMRNAAREKHHNNSMRWTTFEDEDENCHPNLFSQQDHSFPNKQQNFTAKNDQSAYTNPFSHDYSESNGNKLRTESFQNPFWIPRQQY, from the exons ATGGTATACACATACACACCAGCATACTACTCTACTCTCCATGACTCAATTACCTCTATTTGCAAGACAATCTTGCCTTTTTCCTTCAAGAAAAAGAGGTTGACCTCGGCGGAGCACAGGCTCTCAAAGCTGCAGTCTGATAACTTGAAGTGGCAGCAAGACTCATTtcatcaaatattgaatttgatggGGTTGCATAAAGAAGGTATTTTAGCTGAGAATGAGGTTTCTGCTTTCAAGACTCATTTGCTTGAAACCCTTATTGCTTCTCCACTTGAACATGAACAAGCAGtcattttaaaagacaaattgGTCTTCTTGCAG GACTTGCTTTATGCAAAATGTATATCAGAAGACGAGTACCATTCATCAAAGAGACCTTTGTTACAGAGGCTAGCAGTACAAGGAGCAGAAATTGAGTCAAGAGATGTTATTGTTGCTGGTACAAAAGACACAAAAGAGAAGATAGAAGAGGAGTGGTCGGTTATTGATTTAAAAGATGAGAAAAGCTTGATTGGTAAAGAAACCTTACAGTCCATAAATAGATCAAAGCCTAACTCAGCGAAGAAGCAAATCAAAGGAGCAGCCTCGGTTTTTGGCTTTGGATCAGCTCACAAGCTGAGCAAacacaaagaagaaaagagtaTTTTTGAAGTTGAAGCAAGATTGCCCTCCTCTGGCCATGTTAGTAACGAGAGAGAGAACCCCCTTTGGGATAGTCAATTGAAGGATAAGGAAAGTGAAACCAAATCAATTCTTATGCAAGCAAGCTTACCAAATGAATCTGTAAAAGAAAGTGCAAGCAATGATAAGCCCAAGAGGAAACCCTTCAAGACTTTGTTTCAACAGGAGCAAAGAGAGggagatggtggtggtggtggtggtggtggtgcttaTGGTTTTAATTGTGAGGAGAAAACCTCAAAATCAGCAAAAAAGCCTTGGGGTTTTGATGGTTttaagaaatggaagaaaaatgaTTCAGATGGTGAGACTGCTCCTCTGCCTCTTAACAATGAAAGATCTGACAGTGAGGCTTATTCAGGATCTTGCAACCTTGTTAATAGTCCCGTTGGAGAGGGACCAGACACTAAGCAGATAAAGAAGAAACTGCATTCTAATGGTTCTTCTTCAGATTTTTTCATTGATAAG GTTTTAGGGGACAAGATAAAGAAGGagctttcaaaaattcaaacagAACTCTGCACAACAAACCCTAGTCTAAAATTTTC TGATGATCAAATTGAAGCAATTTCCACCAAGCTTCCTGTTGACAAGGCTGACCTGAAAAAGTTCTTCCCCAA GTCATGGTGCGATCGGTATGGTGATGTTGTACTGGATGTGGTGAAGAAAGAGTTCAAGGATCATGTTGGCGAGATGGAGAACATGAGAAATGCTGCGAGAGAGAAACATCACAACAATTCAATGCGATGGACAACATTTGAAGATGAAGACGAAAATTGTCACCCAAATCTTTTTTCTCAACAGGATCATTCATTTCCAAATAAGCAACAAAATTTCACTGCCAAGAATGATCAGAGCGCCTATACTAATCCCTTCTCCCATGACTACTCCGAAAGCAATGGGAATAAGCTTAGGACTGAATCATTCCAGAATCCCTTTTGGATCCCTAGGCAACAATATTAG
- the LOC118034304 gene encoding uncharacterized protein isoform X1 has protein sequence MGSNSSRPGSRTSRTRPNSRSSRFFSSLICGGSSSSRTARHEMEDYPDKILMNSAEHCCPVIEVQNSAEESSVVSNTVTGSRSSVTETGGSSGNSIRASEGTSVKYGYRNLDTNSRGKCLSDSKELVGPDQVSGSHDESGRNISIAEASTSFKERQSSDPVPMNASTNMDSVNGIENSENEGFSQIYPDIIHTSSSNSLGHGDSCSNGLPFDNHSGEVTDMPNSNSDSVNHRSNVPVTFRSTQDESIQDPVPSDLGLLVPNREQGRTDGSVLHVDVVSISSSIYSSSNSDTSSREARRNSRRLFRDAFSRRSSRRHVDSPTIVFSTDNTDDLESHDRWLLDFSGDFFDDGIGSDSGYMSRRIHRLNERRRHSRSEIWERLRGGLDENGRRTTSCPSGLHPDGTCSCESFLMAEESSARGSISRIVMLAEALFELQVLDEIHRQPVSLSLSMMSLPAPESVVDSFPLKNHKKLDRVKGNDEDEQCYICLAEYEEGDKIRVLPCRHEYHMVCVDKWLKEIHGVCPLCRGDVREGGASEPSIPNPEITST, from the exons ATGGGTTCGAATAGTAGTAGACCGGGGTCACGCACATCACGGACCCGACCGAATAGCAGGTCGTCCAggttcttctcttctctcatctGTGGTGGCTCCTCTTCTTCTCGTACAGCTCGTCACGAG ATGGAAGACTATCCAGACAAGATTCTGATGAATTCTGCAGAACATTGTTGTCCAGTCATCGAGGTACAGAATTCTGCAGAGGAATCATCTGTGGTTTCCAATACAGTAACAGGGTCTAGAAGCTCAGTTACTGAAACTGGAGGATCATCTGGAAACAGTATAAGAGCCAGTGAGGGAACTTCTGTGAAATATGGTTATAGAAATCTTGACACAAACTCTCGAGGAAAATGCCTATCTGATAGTAAGGAGTTAGTTGGCCCAGATCAGGTAAGTGGTAGTCATGATGAATCAGGTAGAAATATAAGTATTGCTGAAGCTAGCACTTCATTTAAAGAACGACAGTCATCAGATCCTGTACCAATGAATGCTTCAACTAACATGGATTCTGTCAATGGCATTGAAAATTCAGAGAACGAGGGTTTTTCTCAGATCTATCCTGATATCATACATACAAGCAGTTCAAACTCTCTGGGGCATGGAGATTCATGTTCTAATGGTTTGCCTTTTGACAATCATTCGGGTGAAGTAACAGACATGCCAAATTCTAATTCTGATTCAGTAAATCATAGATCTAATGTCCCAGTAACCTTTCGCTCAACACAAGATGAGTCTATCCAAGATCCAGTACCGTCAGATTTAGGACTTCTTGTTCCCAATAGGGAACAAGGGAGGACAGATGGAAGTGTACTCCATGTAGATGTTGTGAGCATCTCTTCCAGCATTTATTCAAGCAGCAATTCAGATACAAGCAGTCGTGAGGCCAGAAGGAATAGCAGAAGATTGTTTCGGGATGCATTTTCAAGGCGCAGTTCTAGGAGGCATGTTGATTCTCCTACTATTGTCTTCTCAACAGATAATACTGATGATCTTGAATCCCATGACAGATGGCTCCTTGATTTCAGTGGTGATTTTTTTGACGATGGGATAGGCAGTGATTCTGGATACATGAGCAGGAGAATTCACAGATTGAATGAACGAAGACGACACTCAAGATCTGAG ATCTGGGAAAGACTTCGTGGTGGCCTTGATGAGAATGGTCGACGAACGACCTCTTGTCCTTCTGGACTCCACCCTGACGGTACATGCTCGTGTGAATCATTCTTGATGGCTGAGGAGTCGAGTGCTCGTGGAAGTATATCACGAATAGTCATGCTTGCTGAAGCTCTATTTGAG CTGcaggttttggatgaaattcatCGTCAGCCTGTGTCACTTTCTCTATCCATGATGTCGCTCCCTGCCCCTGAATCAGTTGTTGACTCTTTCCCTCTTAAGAATCACAAAAAGTTGGACAGAGTCAAGGGCAATGACGAGGATGAACA GTGTTACATTTGCCTGGCCGAGTACGAGGAAGGTGACAAAATAAGAGTTCTTCCCTGCCGCCACGAATATCATATGGTTTGTGTGGATAAATGGCTCAAAGAAATACACGG GGTATGCCCACTTTGTCGAGGAGATGTCCGCGAGGGTGGTGCCAGCGAGCCTTCAATACCAAATCCAGAAATTACTTCTACTTGA
- the LOC118034304 gene encoding uncharacterized protein isoform X2: protein MGSNSSRPGSRTSRTRPNSRSSRFFSSLICGGSSSSRTARHEMEDYPDKILMNSAEHCCPVIEVQNSAEESSVVSNTVTGSRSSVTETGGSSGNSIRASEGTSVKYGYRNLDTNSRGKCLSDSKELVGPDQVSGSHDESGRNISIAEASTSFKERQSSDPVPMNASTNMDSVNGIENSENEGFSQIYPDIIHTSSSNSLGHGDSCSNGLPFDNHSGEVTDMPNSNSDSVNHRSNVPVTFRSTQDESIQDPVPSDLGLLVPNREQGRTDGSVLHVDVVSISSSIYSSSNSDTSSREARRNSRRLFRDAFSRRSSRRHVDSPTIVFSTDNTDDLESHDRWLLDFSGDFFDDGIGSDSGYMSRRIHRLNERRRHSRSEIWERLRGGLDENGRRTTSCPSGLHPDGTCSCESFLMAEESSARGSISRIVMLAEALFEVLDEIHRQPVSLSLSMMSLPAPESVVDSFPLKNHKKLDRVKGNDEDEQCYICLAEYEEGDKIRVLPCRHEYHMVCVDKWLKEIHGVCPLCRGDVREGGASEPSIPNPEITST from the exons ATGGGTTCGAATAGTAGTAGACCGGGGTCACGCACATCACGGACCCGACCGAATAGCAGGTCGTCCAggttcttctcttctctcatctGTGGTGGCTCCTCTTCTTCTCGTACAGCTCGTCACGAG ATGGAAGACTATCCAGACAAGATTCTGATGAATTCTGCAGAACATTGTTGTCCAGTCATCGAGGTACAGAATTCTGCAGAGGAATCATCTGTGGTTTCCAATACAGTAACAGGGTCTAGAAGCTCAGTTACTGAAACTGGAGGATCATCTGGAAACAGTATAAGAGCCAGTGAGGGAACTTCTGTGAAATATGGTTATAGAAATCTTGACACAAACTCTCGAGGAAAATGCCTATCTGATAGTAAGGAGTTAGTTGGCCCAGATCAGGTAAGTGGTAGTCATGATGAATCAGGTAGAAATATAAGTATTGCTGAAGCTAGCACTTCATTTAAAGAACGACAGTCATCAGATCCTGTACCAATGAATGCTTCAACTAACATGGATTCTGTCAATGGCATTGAAAATTCAGAGAACGAGGGTTTTTCTCAGATCTATCCTGATATCATACATACAAGCAGTTCAAACTCTCTGGGGCATGGAGATTCATGTTCTAATGGTTTGCCTTTTGACAATCATTCGGGTGAAGTAACAGACATGCCAAATTCTAATTCTGATTCAGTAAATCATAGATCTAATGTCCCAGTAACCTTTCGCTCAACACAAGATGAGTCTATCCAAGATCCAGTACCGTCAGATTTAGGACTTCTTGTTCCCAATAGGGAACAAGGGAGGACAGATGGAAGTGTACTCCATGTAGATGTTGTGAGCATCTCTTCCAGCATTTATTCAAGCAGCAATTCAGATACAAGCAGTCGTGAGGCCAGAAGGAATAGCAGAAGATTGTTTCGGGATGCATTTTCAAGGCGCAGTTCTAGGAGGCATGTTGATTCTCCTACTATTGTCTTCTCAACAGATAATACTGATGATCTTGAATCCCATGACAGATGGCTCCTTGATTTCAGTGGTGATTTTTTTGACGATGGGATAGGCAGTGATTCTGGATACATGAGCAGGAGAATTCACAGATTGAATGAACGAAGACGACACTCAAGATCTGAG ATCTGGGAAAGACTTCGTGGTGGCCTTGATGAGAATGGTCGACGAACGACCTCTTGTCCTTCTGGACTCCACCCTGACGGTACATGCTCGTGTGAATCATTCTTGATGGCTGAGGAGTCGAGTGCTCGTGGAAGTATATCACGAATAGTCATGCTTGCTGAAGCTCTATTTGAG gttttggatgaaattcatCGTCAGCCTGTGTCACTTTCTCTATCCATGATGTCGCTCCCTGCCCCTGAATCAGTTGTTGACTCTTTCCCTCTTAAGAATCACAAAAAGTTGGACAGAGTCAAGGGCAATGACGAGGATGAACA GTGTTACATTTGCCTGGCCGAGTACGAGGAAGGTGACAAAATAAGAGTTCTTCCCTGCCGCCACGAATATCATATGGTTTGTGTGGATAAATGGCTCAAAGAAATACACGG GGTATGCCCACTTTGTCGAGGAGATGTCCGCGAGGGTGGTGCCAGCGAGCCTTCAATACCAAATCCAGAAATTACTTCTACTTGA